A single window of Puntigrus tetrazona isolate hp1 unplaced genomic scaffold, ASM1883169v1 S000000181, whole genome shotgun sequence DNA harbors:
- the LOC122333131 gene encoding LOW QUALITY PROTEIN: GTPase IMAP family member 8-like (The sequence of the model RefSeq protein was modified relative to this genomic sequence to represent the inferred CDS: inserted 3 bases in 2 codons) — MSAISPVDPVIRILLMGRYGSGQSSSGNTILGEKVFQVKKHETEVCEGTTQIGGKHIQVINSPDLNTEQLMVMKEKLVSRCSAGLSAVLLTVSLEEPLENEEETLDYTLSLFGPDVQKYIMILFTHVDELEELDQTIDGYLRKESNADVQKLVDECGGXFHCFNNKSKSNYQVEELMQKIETKLKKKNGGFFIERMRRSDSKRDPPVMFSGESSSTDLDDIGVIPLKKDQIRLVLLGKTGCGKSATANTIIGRNMFTFSASSKSQTKQCQSETRVRFGKKITVIDTPGFYDTELSKEQVQREIVKCVALSSPGPHAFIIIIRVGRFTEEXKEVFGEQMLKYTMIIFTHKDQLKEEKKTIEQYLQDCDPNLGKLVRSCGSRFFCLDNKSASFPQFKDLISRVERMVAENGGTHFTNEPVERTERCIQEIQKQKRREKEKQYKQTHRRLHKAEWKKICFSLAEESRWEAQRSFSDINLHLLGKGVKLTGEEGANATEEAETRGVHHFRAVIHALRKMCAIQ; from the exons ATGTCAGCAATTAGTCCAGTTGATCCGGTGATCCGGATTCTTCTGATGGGCAGATATGGTTCTGGGCAAAGCTCATCAGGAAACACCATACTGGGAGAAAAAGTGTTTCAAGTGAAGAAACACGAGACTGAAGTGTGTGAGGGTACGACGCAGATCGGTGGAAAGCATATACAAGTAATTAATTCTCCAGATCTGAATACAGAGCAACTGATGGTGATGAAGGAGAAGCTGGTCTCTCGATGTTCAGCGGGTCTCAGTGCAGTTCTGCTTACCGTTTCTCTAGAGGAACCTTTGGAAAATGAGGAAGAGACCCTGGATTATACCCTGAGTTTATTTGGTCCTGACGTTCAGAAATACATCATGATTCTGTTCACACATGTAGATGAACTGGAGGAGCTGGATCAGACCATTGATGGATATCTACGGAAGGAAAGCAATGCAGATGTCCAGAAACTGGTGGATGAATGCGGAG ACTTtcactgttttaataataagaGTAAATCAAACTATCAAGTAGAAGAACTAATGCAGAAGATCGAAACGaagttgaagaaaaaaaatggggGATTTTTTATTGAACGAATGAGGAGGAGTGACAGCAAACGAGATCCCCCTGTCATGT TTTCAGGAGAGTCTTCATCAACAGATCTAGATGATATTGGTGTGATTCCGTTAAAAAAAGACCAGATCAGACTGGTTCTTCTGGGAAAAACCGGATGTGGGAAAAGTGCTACTGCAAACACTATCATCGGAAgaaacatgtttacattttcagctAGCTCAAAATCTCAGACCAAACAGTGTCAGTCAGAGACTAGAGTGAGGTTTGGTAAAAAGATCACAGTGATCGACACGCCTGGATTTTATGATACTGAACTCAGTAAAGAACAGGTTCAAAGAGAAATAGTGAAATGTGTAGCATTATCCTCTCCTGGACCACAtgcttttattatcatcattagaGTGGGTCGATTCACAGAGGA GAAAGAAGTGTTTGGAGAACAGATGCTAAAATACACCATGATCATCTTCACCCACAAAGATCAGTTaaaagaggagaagaaaacCATTGAGCAGTATCTGCAGGATTGCGATCCAAATCTCGGAAAACTCGTAAGGAGTTGTGGAAGTCGATTCTTCTGTCTGGACAACAAGTCTGCCAGTTTCCCACAGTTCAAAGATCTGATCAGTAGAGTCGAGAGGATGGTGGCAGAAAACGGAGGGACTCACTTCACCAATGAACCCGttgagagaacagagagatgcATTCAGGAGATTCAGAAACAGAAACGGCGCGAGAAGGAAAAGCAGTATAAACAGACTCACAGACGGCTCCATAAAGCAGAATGGAAGAAAATATGCTTTAGTTTAGCTGAGGAGTCACGGTGGGAAGCGCAGCGATCATTTTCTGATATAAACTTGCACCTCCTGGGAAAGGGTGTAAAACTGACGGGCGAGGAGGGAGCGAACGCCACCGAGGAGGCCGAGACCCGAGGAGTCCATCACTTCAGAGCAGTTATACATGCACTCAGAAAGATGTGCGCAATTCagtga
- the LOC122333133 gene encoding oocyte zinc finger protein XlCOF15-like translates to MMFIKEESEEDTSEPETWRIKHEEQGGLMKVKEEGQDLNEVEEEHQDVSGETTEVKRPFSCSRCGKVYKHKRSLNKHMRIHSEEKPFVCSQCGNTFKRERRLHETHENSCCSQCEKSFTQKVHLDNHLVTHSSEKPFSCSQCGKSFTRKASLEKHVLIHAGIKPFSCSECGKSFVCKEILRNHMVVHTGIKPFSCSQCGKTFTQKGHLKDHLVTHSSENPFTCSQCGKSFTCKGYLKTHMLIHAEIKPLPALSVGRVSYAEET, encoded by the exons ATgatgtttattaaagaggagagtgaggaGGACACGAGTGAACCAGAaacatggagaataaaacacGAGGAACAGGGAG GCCTCATGAAAGTGAAAGAAGAAGGACAAGATCTGAACGAGGTGGAGGAGGAACATCAGGATGTCAGTGGAGAAACTACTGAGGTCAAAaggcctttcagctgctctcggTGTGGAAAGGTGTACAAACATAAAAGAAGCCTTAATAAACACATGAGAATTCATAGCGAGGAAAAGCCATTCGtctgctctcagtgcggaaaCACGTTCAAGCGTGAGAGGAGGCTTCATGAAACACATGAGAATTCATG ctgctctcagtgtgaAAAGAGTTTCACGCAGAAAGTACACCTTGACAATCATTTAGTGACACACTCCTCAGAaaagcctttcagctgctctcagtgcgggaagagtttcacaCGCAAAGCTAGTCTTGAGAAGCACGTGTTGATTCACGCCGGGATAAAGCCCTTCAGCTGCTCggagtgtgggaagagtttcgtATGTAAAGAAATCCTGAGGAATCACATGGTAGTTCATACTGGGATAaaacctttcagctgctctcagtgtggaaagactTTCACGCAGAAAGGACACCTTAAGGATCATCTGGTAACTCACTCTTCGGAAAACCCTTTCACTTGCtctcagtgcgggaagagtttcacgTGTAAAGGATACCTTAAGACtcacatgttaattcatgcTGAAATAAAGCCTTTAcctgctctcagtgtgggaAGGGTTTCATATGCAGAGGAAACCTGA
- the LOC122333140 gene encoding gastrula zinc finger protein XlCGF8.2DB-like, whose protein sequence is MMFVKEESEENMREPETWRIKHEQSEPRRIKQEEHEGLKEESLSDVEEKDHDANGEKSAICRNFQKPFSCSQCGKAFTCNKNLKDHMLIHAGIKPFSCSQCGKSFTQKVHLENHLVTHSSEKPFSCSQCGNTFTRKESLRKHMLIHAGKKPFGCPDCGKSFTQKGNLENHLVTHSSEKPFSCSQCRKSFMSKGYLKTHMFLHSEIKPFSCDQCGKSFICKGNLKNHMLIHAGKRPFTCSRLGKTFIHKGKLKKHLVTHSS, encoded by the exons ATGATGTTTGTTAAAGAAGAGAGTGAGGAGAACATGAGAGAACCAGAaacatggagaataaaacacGAGCAGTCTGAACCCAGGAGAATAAAACAGGAGGAACATGAag gcctaaaagaagaaagtctgAGTGATGTGGAGGAGAAGGATCATGATGCCAATGGAGAAAAATCAGCGATTTGCAGAAATTTCCAAAAGCCTTttagctgctctcagtgtggaaaagCTTTCACGTGTAACAAAAACCTTAAAGATCACATGTTAATTCACGCTGGGATAaaacctttcagctgctctcagtgtggaaagagtttcacgcAGAAAGTACATCTTGAGAATCATTTAGTAACTCACTCTTCAGAAaaacctttcagctgctctcagtgcggaaaCACTTTCACTCGTAAAGAAAGCCTTCGGAAGCACATGTTAATTCACGCTGGGAAAAAGCCTTTCGGCTGCCCTGattgtggaaagagtttcacgcAGAAAGGCAATCTTGAGAATCATTTGGTAACTCACTCTTCAGAAAAGCCcttcagctgctctcagtgcaGGAAGAGTTTCATGAGCAAAGGATACCTCAAGACTCACATGTTTCTGCACTCTGAAATAAAGCCCTTCTCTTGcgatcagtgtggaaagagtttcataTGTAAAGGAAACCTGAAGAATCATATGTTAATTCACGCTGGGAAAAGGCCTTTCACCTGCTCTAGGTTGGGAAAGACTTTTATACACAAAGGAAAACTTAAGAAACATTTGGTAACTCACTCTTCGTGA
- the LOC122333134 gene encoding gastrula zinc finger protein XlCGF8.2DB-like has protein sequence TDVKRPFSCSQCGYCKHGQRRSLIKHMRIHTGEKPFSCSQCGNTFTCKKNLKNHMLIHAGIKPFTCSQCGKSFTRKSQLKDHMHIHSSEKPFSCSQCGKSFTRKTNLKTHMLIHDGIKPFSCSECGKTFTQKGHLKDHLVTHSSEKPFSCSQCGSTFTRKADLKKHMLIHNGIKPFTCSQCGKSFTQKVSLMKHMRIHSRGKRYSCSQ, from the coding sequence ACAGACGTCAAAaggcctttcagctgctctcagtgtggataCTGCAAGCACGGACAGAGAAGAAGCCTTATTAAACACATGAGAATTCATACGGGGGAAaaacctttcagctgctctcaatGCGGAAACACTTTCACGTGTAAGAAAAACCTGAAGAATCACATGTTAATTCACGCCGGGATAAAGCCTTTTAcctgctctcagtgtgggaagagttttaCCAGGAAAAGTCAACTTAAGGATCACATGCATATCCACTCTTCAGAAaaacctttcagctgctctcagtgcggaaagagtttcacGCGTAAAACAAACCTTAAGACTCACATGTTAATTCACGATGGAATaaagcctttcagctgctctgagTGTGGAAAGACTTTCACTCAGAAAGGACACCTTAAGGATCATCTGGTAACTCACTCTTCAGAaaagcctttcagctgctctcagtgcggaagCACCTTCACTCGTAAAGCGGACCTTAAGAAGCACATGTTAATTCATAACGGAATAAAGCCTTTTAcctgctctcagtgtgggaagagtttcacacAGAAAGTAAGCCTGATGAaacacatgagaattcacagcAGGGGAAAGCGTTATAGCTGCTCTCAGTGA